Part of the Amyelois transitella isolate CPQ chromosome 15, ilAmyTran1.1, whole genome shotgun sequence genome, TTTAACCCTCCTAGGCATTTTCGACAGTACCTTCTCAAGTTTAATTTCGTCCCCAATTTCAGTTTCGAAATCTTTCCAGGCTTCCAAAAGCAACACTCTGGACTCCTTCTCACCAGCACTACGAAGGCTATCATTAGCCCTTTCATACACTCTTCTAGCTAATTCTATATTGATGTTATCTGGGTTCTCAGCGTTCAACTCAAATTTAGCATATGAGAGCCATACTTTCACATGAACAGTTCTTTCTAGCAGTCTTTCATATAACTGTCTGGCTAGCTCGGTTTCTCCTTGAGACActtcaaaatcaataaaactCTTCCACAAGAGCTCAGGCATGTCTAACCGTGGTTGTCCCACAGCAATTTCATATATCGCCCTGGCTCTATCAATATCTCCTAACAACGTCTCCAACTCGGCAAATTTGATCCAAGTTATGCAGTTTTCTGGCCCGTATTCTAAAAACTTTTGGTACAATATTCTGCATCTGTCAAATTCCCTCAATTGGATCTCCAAGTCAATGTATCCTCTATACAATTTATCTCTCGGACACATACCCAAAGCCATCCCCAGAGTTTTCCGAGCTTGTTTCAGATCCTTACATCTAACTTCAAATTGGGCATACATCAaccatatttttgaaaaagtaaatattttatgaggtATCAATTCTAAACATGTTCTGTATACTTGTCTCGTTCTTTCGATGTCTTCTGCCTCTAATTCTTCATATAAAGCATAATTGATCCATAAGTAAATGTATCGGCGCCAAAATTGTTTGTCTTTGGAAGGTGGTACATTCGCAATGGCTCTTTCATAAGTATCCCTGATGTCCTCAGGATTGCTTTCATTTTCCACAAGCCTGATATAGTCAAACCACGCGTCATAGTTAGTAGGATTCTCTATGACTTCCTGCTCATACATGTATTTCCTCTTGTTGACTATGACATCTTCAATACCAGACCTGTCCCCATATTTCTTCTCATGTATAGTGTACGCTTTGtacaattctttatttttatccttTGGAATATGATCTAAAgcatatttgtatataacCCTTGCCCTGTCATGTTCTTTTTGATTCTCCTCAAATTTCGCGAATGCTATGAATAGTCTTTCGTCTAATTCCTCGTCTCCAAAGAATTCAACAGCTCTTTCATATACTTTCCTTGAACCATTGATGAATCcatgattttcttcaaatcTGGCATACTTTATCCAGTTTTTAACATCAGGGTGGACCATTACAAACCTTTCGTATATTTGTCGTGCCCTCTCCAACTCTTTATAGCGCAGTTCAAAATTGATGTATGTCTGCCACGCCTGCTCATCTGGCTGCCATTCCATCCATCTTTCAAACACCTGGGAAGAAAtagaaattattgttttaaatgccAAAATCTGTCAGTCTGTTTGTTCTGCTTTCACAGCTAAACCATTGGACagatttaaagaaatttgGTAAGAATATAGTTAAAAATCTGCATTCTACATACTACAtacgattcttcttttgtttttagtttttagagtagcaacctgtcaatccCACTTTCACCATTAAGCCATCCAACACATACACACAAGGTTACCCCATAAGAAAAGCAGAAGAAAATATAAGTGTATGCTAAAATATCTTACTTGTCTAGCTCCGGCCACATTCTCCAACATTTCCTCCATATAAGTGTACTTGTACCAGAACTGAGAAACCCTCGGCAGGATCGTAACGGCTCTGTCCCACAGGTTCCTTGCGTGATTTACTTGCCTGTTGCGCATCTCCATCTCTGTATATTTCAGCCTgcaagtaaaaaattatttgtgatCAAGTTAAAACCACATCAGAAAATCAGACATCAGAATGACAGTAGACAGGTCAAGGTGTATGGATGAAAAACTCATCAGTTTCACCTATTCAAAGATCTCAAGCAGGTAAAACAgtgctttttaatattaaaatctgcatacatacatatcttcaCGCCttgggggtaggcagagaatatGGATTTCAACTTGCTACAGACCTACATATTTAGATCCAAAGTTGTGTGTCACCCTCCTACTACTAGGATAGATAATAGGGGTGCTGAGAAATAAAGTAGATAATCATCGTTCACCTTGTTTTTGAATAATACCAAACATGTgcgcaaaaaaaattcaatggaCATTAATGAGCTGCCAAAAATCATGATCAAGTCATTCAGTTCAATGTGGACATTCACTCCTTTCAGAACTGTTGACTACCTCATGAAAGGAGGTTTGTAAAAACTACTCATGAGATATACCTCGGTCACCAATACATGAATATAGGTAAGGTAGCACAGCTATCTGCTAAGCTAATGTTTACAGaattgtgctgtgtggttcccagctctctggaataggaccattccatatctttcccatgaatgttttaaaaggctactaagggaaaggcttattaacGTGGGATTGtttttgtaggtgatgggctagcaacatgtcactatttaaatctcaatttcatcattaaccCATACAGCagagctgaacatggccttcttggctctgtgtacccagcgagttatatttaaatcatttttaacattatatgTGTACAGTAATACATACCACAAGGTAACATTTCTGTGGTCCACGTCCAGAGCCCGCTCGTAAATTGAGCGAGCTCGCTGCACCTGCTTTTGTGACTCCTCCCATTGTGCGTACTTCAACCAATTAcctatcacctaaaaaaaaaaaataaagtgaaataaaatttccttTTGTCATATTTTGACTTTCTGATTGAAGTGTCCAGAAATGAGCAATGTCAATCTGATTAATGGGGTAGTTCAAAGTTGTTTGAGTAAAAGAAAGTATACATAGTCCTGAAAATTGCGGAATACTATAAAAGAATGAAGagaaatattatctatatttttcttcattctataacattctattctattttttttacaatttccaatatttctccttatagttgcGGCATgctgttatatagcctaaagccttcctcaataaatggtctattcaacgcaaaaagattttttcaattcgaactagtagttcctgagattagcgcgttcaaacagacaaactcttcagctttataatattagtataaattataatattagtataaattccGCACGAACATTtgttaatatatgtacttacaagCCTGTTTTTTCGAATGTTATCCTCAAATGCTTTCCGTTTACGATGTTGATAGTCTCTAAGCTCCTCGGGGTCGGATATTTTCTGTTTCGGCGGCGGTGGAAGTATTTCCAAATCTCTTTCCTTAGCTTCTCTTAGAAGCTGTTCAGCAGTAATTTGTATCTCCGCTGGCGCTTTGTTTTTCACctaaagaaacaaatttagTTGTAATTAATGTTAGAAATTTCTtcacataaaatttatgaaaacctTGTAAGATAATTCTTACCTTTGCCACTTTTGGCATTTTTGTGGGTTTCCCTTCCATGTTATTTGATGTATATATTACACTTATCACTTGACACCTAcggataaattaaataaagcaaaaaccttaatttaaattgaataaaaatccaCGCTTCtatttggtttcacaacacaACAGCAAGCAAAgcatatattaatttactctTTGAAGCAAAGTAAATCAAATGCCAAGCCAATGACATTGACAAGTTGTGACAgtaccatattttttaataatggtaAGATAGTTTGTTAATAGTTATAGCGCTGGTTATAGGCGAGAATGCAATGACTGCCTTGCCTTGTGcgtgtaaataattaaatattatcataattagatattattataaagaattatttttattagaatttacAGGACTTCTAACGTGGTCACCATGAAATCTAACGGAACCATAATCCCTGTGTCCTTATCATAGCATGATGGTGGATGGACGGTAGGGTTGGTGACCAACTCGGTTATTGGTATAATTGATTGGATAATAATGTACTCTTACTCATTGGCCTACTTCAGTAATACACTATTGATCAGTACCATTTATCATTACGACTGATTGCACTCTACT contains:
- the LOC106137594 gene encoding protein crooked neck produces the protein MEGKPTKMPKVAKVKNKAPAEIQITAEQLLREAKERDLEILPPPPKQKISDPEELRDYQHRKRKAFEDNIRKNRLVIGNWLKYAQWEESQKQVQRARSIYERALDVDHRNVTLWLKYTEMEMRNRQVNHARNLWDRAVTILPRVSQFWYKYTYMEEMLENVAGARQVFERWMEWQPDEQAWQTYINFELRYKELERARQIYERFVMVHPDVKNWIKYARFEENHGFINGSRKVYERAVEFFGDEELDERLFIAFAKFEENQKEHDRARVIYKYALDHIPKDKNKELYKAYTIHEKKYGDRSGIEDVIVNKRKYMYEQEVIENPTNYDAWFDYIRLVENESNPEDIRDTYERAIANVPPSKDKQFWRRYIYLWINYALYEELEAEDIERTRQVYRTCLELIPHKIFTFSKIWLMYAQFEVRCKDLKQARKTLGMALGMCPRDKLYRGYIDLEIQLREFDRCRILYQKFLEYGPENCITWIKFAELETLLGDIDRARAIYEIAVGQPRLDMPELLWKSFIDFEVSQGETELARQLYERLLERTVHVKVWLSYAKFELNAENPDNINIELARRVYERANDSLRSAGEKESRVLLLEAWKDFETEIGDEIKLEKVLSKMPRRVKKRQKIVSEDGIEEGWEEVFDYIFPEDEMVRPNLKLLAAAKQWRKQKEVTEEPDGEKETEDVQQDQTESFTPPLDNENSN